The Juglans regia cultivar Chandler chromosome 6, Walnut 2.0, whole genome shotgun sequence genome contains the following window.
TAACAGCTAAGGTTCTTTTTAATGCTATGCTTTATCTTAGAGTCCTTAGTATCTCCAATCAAATTTGTTGATGTAGTACATTTTAAGTAATTTCTTGAGATTTATTGGGGGTAAATCAGTGTACTTACTATATATCATGCAGGAATATTGAACAGGCAGTTCTGAATAATGACAGAACAGGAAGTTTACTgaaatatgatatgaagacaAAACAGGTAACTGTGTTGCTAAGGGGGCTTTCCGGAGCTGCCGGGGATGCAGTCAATGCAAATGGTGATTCTATTCTGGTCTCAGAGCTTATAGGAGGAAGAATTCAGAGGTTTTGGCTTGAAGGTCCCCAGATTTATACTGCTGAAACTCTCATAATCTTCCCAGGAAGGCCGAATAAGATAAGGAGGACACCAGGGGGAGACTTCTTTTGGGTAGCTGTGAATATATTTAAACCAGATTCACAAGAAACTGTGCCCACCAGGATAAGGATCAATCGAGACGGAAATATTATGGAAAAAGTGTCACTTGAAAATGAATATAACACCACGAGAATCACTGGAGTTGTGCAGTTTGCTGGGGCTAGTTACTATGTAGCGTCTCGATATACCAACTTTGTTGGTCTCTATAAGTACACCTAAAGAGTTCTGCTACCACTGCAATGGCGGGACTTGAACAACCACTGGCAAACCCTACTGAAtaaaagtttttcaattttcatgctATCTATTCTTCCATATTTGACATCATTACAGAATCCATTTAATGTAAAAGATGGGATATTCTGGACATTTCACAACTTGTCAAGCGAATAGAAATTGATCAAAACACCTCATGTTTTACACTAAATGTATGTTATTCAATTCAAATGATGAAAAGGGTCTTGTTTGGAGGGAATGCAGTACAGGAAATCAAGTGAGTTTCCCCAAGCATATCACCAGGAAGAGCTGATACAAGATCATCAACCATGCATGCAGTGTAAAAACAGGAATATTTAAAgctttatactttattttagtCCC
Protein-coding sequences here:
- the LOC108979946 gene encoding strictosidine synthase-like — protein: MAVVLSVLGSWVSMNPISNILLLILVFFIPPHMALSLTFVKIPLPSGVTAAASIGFPTALPKDFYVSVQDGRILKYQAATSNFSDFATTGNRSKAVCDGQTSGDLEPRCGRPLSLEYNRAPNQLFIADAYYGILVAGTDGRLATQLASAVNGVPFRNIEQAVLNNDRTGSLLKYDMKTKQVTVLLRGLSGAAGDAVNANGDSILVSELIGGRIQRFWLEGPQIYTAETLIIFPGRPNKIRRTPGGDFFWVAVNIFKPDSQETVPTRIRINRDGNIMEKVSLENEYNTTRITGVVQFAGASYYVASRYTNFVGLYKYT